From one Geoalkalibacter halelectricus genomic stretch:
- the rsmI gene encoding 16S rRNA (cytidine(1402)-2'-O)-methyltransferase → MAATLYIVATPIGNLEDISLRALRILKEVALIAAEDTRHSRKLLSHYGIATSLVAYHEHNEEARGAQLLNRLEAGQSVALISDAGTPAISDPGFHLVRRCRAAGVSVVAVPGPSALTAALSVAGLPCHRFAFEGFVPPRKKAREDLFTALRDEARTLVFYEAPHRLRASLEAVVGIFGTHRQVAVARELTKKHEELFSGSATEVSAHFAQGEVRGEIVLLIAPAEKGAAPREDVPTALERLGAEQDLPPAELVRRVAKATGEPRSQVYQEYLRWKEKRL, encoded by the coding sequence ATGGCCGCCACCCTTTACATCGTCGCCACCCCCATCGGCAATCTCGAGGACATATCCCTGCGCGCCCTGCGGATTCTCAAGGAGGTCGCGTTGATCGCCGCCGAGGACACCCGTCACAGCCGCAAGCTGCTCAGCCACTACGGCATCGCTACTTCTCTGGTCGCCTACCACGAGCACAACGAGGAAGCCCGTGGCGCCCAACTGCTCAACCGCCTTGAGGCCGGGCAATCCGTGGCTCTGATCAGCGATGCCGGTACTCCGGCCATTTCCGATCCGGGTTTTCATCTGGTGCGGCGCTGCCGCGCGGCCGGCGTGTCGGTGGTGGCGGTGCCCGGTCCTTCGGCCCTGACGGCGGCCCTGTCGGTGGCGGGCCTGCCCTGTCACCGTTTCGCCTTCGAGGGGTTCGTGCCGCCACGGAAAAAGGCCCGGGAAGATCTGTTCACGGCCCTCAGGGACGAGGCGCGAACGCTGGTGTTTTACGAAGCGCCGCATCGACTGCGGGCGAGCCTGGAGGCCGTGGTGGGGATTTTCGGCACCCACCGGCAGGTGGCGGTGGCGCGGGAGTTGACCAAGAAGCACGAGGAATTGTTCAGCGGCAGCGCCACGGAGGTGAGCGCGCATTTTGCCCAGGGTGAAGTGCGCGGCGAAATTGTGCTGCTCATCGCGCCGGCGGAGAAAGGCGCGGCGCCGCGCGAGGATGTCCCCACCGCCCTGGAGCGCCTTGGCGCGGAGCAGGATCTACCTCCCGCGGAGTTGGTGCGGCGTGTCGCCAAGGCGACCGGCGAGCCCCGCAGCCAGGTCTACCAGGAATACCTCAGGTGGAAGGAAAAAAGGCTCTAG
- a CDS encoding NAD(+) synthase: MKTSCAVMGYLRLGVSTPALRVADVAFNTGEILKVIDGLHEQGAQLAVFPELCLTGYTCGDLFYQDLLLERAAEALPRIAAHAAERNLAVVVGLPLRQGGFLFNCAAFLAEGRILGLVPKTYLPNTNEFYEERWFASAREALAKEVRVGEHQVPFGTDLLFRWKRHPDCLVGVEICEDLWSVQPPSCAQALAGATVLVNPSASPEILGKQDYRRALVQSQSARCLAAYAYASAGSGESSTDLVYAGHSLIAENGQVLAESERFCFESRWAVSDVDLLRLRQERLRNNAFSAQLPPGTWRVVEFDSGDPPLGVLLREVAARPFVPSGERERSARCREIFALQTTALATRLRHTGSRQVVIGISGGLDSTLALLVTAAAFDKLGLDRQGILALTLPGFGTTARTRGNAEKLAEILGVSLRVISIDAAVRGHFKDIGHDGETHDITFENAQARERTQILMNVANAVRGLVIGTGDLSELALGWCTYNADHMSMYGVNAGVPKTLVRHLVEWCAQSEFSGAAADILHDICATPVSPELLPPDAEGAIRQKTEEHLGPYLLHDFFLFQAVRMQFPPRRILFLAEQVFAEQFRRAELLEWLKTFYRRFFSQQFKRSCLPDGPKIGTLALSPRGDWRMPSDASAALWLAELEALEAENHIGPD, from the coding sequence ATGAAAACTTCCTGCGCCGTCATGGGTTATTTACGCCTCGGGGTGTCGACCCCGGCCCTGCGGGTGGCCGATGTCGCCTTCAATACCGGAGAGATTCTCAAGGTCATCGATGGCCTGCATGAGCAGGGCGCGCAGCTTGCCGTTTTTCCCGAGCTGTGCCTGACCGGCTACACCTGCGGCGATCTGTTCTATCAGGATCTGCTGCTGGAGCGCGCCGCCGAGGCCCTGCCGCGAATCGCCGCGCATGCAGCGGAACGCAACTTGGCCGTGGTCGTCGGACTGCCGCTGCGCCAAGGCGGCTTTTTGTTCAACTGCGCCGCCTTTCTTGCCGAAGGGCGTATTCTCGGCCTGGTGCCCAAGACCTACCTGCCCAACACCAACGAGTTCTACGAGGAGCGCTGGTTTGCCTCGGCGCGCGAGGCCCTCGCCAAGGAGGTGCGGGTCGGCGAGCATCAAGTGCCCTTCGGGACGGACCTCTTGTTTCGCTGGAAACGGCACCCCGACTGCCTGGTCGGCGTGGAGATCTGCGAGGATCTCTGGTCGGTGCAGCCGCCGAGTTGCGCTCAGGCCCTGGCGGGTGCCACGGTGCTGGTCAATCCCTCGGCCAGCCCGGAAATTCTCGGCAAACAGGATTATCGGCGCGCGCTGGTGCAGTCGCAGTCGGCGCGCTGCCTGGCTGCCTATGCCTATGCCTCGGCGGGATCCGGCGAGTCGAGTACCGACCTGGTCTATGCAGGCCACAGTCTGATCGCCGAAAACGGGCAGGTGCTCGCCGAAAGCGAGCGTTTCTGCTTTGAGTCGCGCTGGGCGGTCAGCGATGTCGACTTGTTGCGCCTGCGTCAGGAGCGGCTGCGCAACAATGCTTTTTCCGCTCAACTCCCTCCGGGGACCTGGCGCGTGGTGGAATTTGATAGCGGCGATCCGCCCCTCGGCGTGTTGCTGCGCGAGGTGGCGGCGCGCCCCTTCGTGCCGAGCGGCGAGCGGGAGCGCAGCGCGCGCTGCCGCGAAATCTTCGCCCTGCAAACCACGGCGCTGGCCACACGCTTGCGCCACACCGGCAGCCGGCAGGTGGTGATCGGCATTTCCGGCGGTCTTGACTCGACCCTGGCGCTGCTGGTCACCGCCGCGGCCTTCGACAAACTCGGTTTGGACCGCCAGGGCATTCTGGCTCTCACCCTGCCGGGATTCGGCACCACCGCGCGCACCCGGGGCAACGCCGAAAAGCTGGCCGAAATCCTCGGCGTCAGCCTGCGGGTGATCTCCATCGACGCCGCGGTGCGTGGTCACTTCAAGGATATCGGCCACGACGGCGAAACCCACGACATCACCTTCGAGAATGCCCAGGCGCGGGAGCGCACCCAGATACTCATGAATGTGGCCAACGCGGTGCGGGGGCTGGTCATCGGAACCGGCGACCTGTCCGAACTGGCCCTGGGCTGGTGTACCTACAACGCCGACCACATGTCCATGTACGGCGTCAACGCCGGGGTGCCCAAGACCCTGGTGCGCCACCTGGTCGAGTGGTGCGCGCAGAGCGAATTCAGCGGCGCGGCGGCGGACATTCTCCATGACATCTGCGCAACGCCCGTCTCGCCCGAGCTGCTGCCGCCAGATGCCGAGGGCGCGATCCGGCAGAAGACCGAGGAACATCTCGGGCCGTATCTGCTGCACGACTTTTTTCTGTTTCAGGCGGTGCGCATGCAGTTTCCGCCGCGCCGCATCTTGTTTCTCGCCGAGCAGGTGTTCGCCGAGCAGTTCCGCCGCGCCGAGCTTCTGGAGTGGCTGAAAACCTTCTACCGGCGGTTCTTCTCCCAGCAGTTCAAACGCTCCTGCTTGCCCGACGGACCCAAGATCGGCACTTTGGCGCTGTCGCCGCGCGGTGACTGGCGCATGCCGAGCGATGCGAGCGCCGCCCTCTGGTTGGCCGAGCTGGAGGCGCTTGAGGCCGAAAACCACATAGGGCCGGACTGA
- a CDS encoding YraN family protein, translated as MSLARQSLGRWGEECAGAFLEEQGFELLERNVRTPLGEIDLIARQGRTLVFVEVKTRRTTAFGVPQAAVTPRKQRQIIRAAQWCLGRGCYRGLQPRFDVVAVLAVASGPRIEHIVNAFTL; from the coding sequence GTGAGCCTGGCGCGCCAGAGCCTGGGACGCTGGGGCGAGGAGTGCGCCGGCGCGTTTCTGGAGGAGCAGGGCTTTGAGCTTCTCGAGCGCAATGTGCGCACGCCCCTCGGCGAGATCGATCTGATCGCCCGCCAGGGACGCACCCTGGTGTTCGTCGAAGTCAAAACCCGACGCACCACGGCCTTCGGCGTGCCCCAGGCCGCCGTCACCCCGCGTAAGCAGCGCCAGATCATTCGCGCCGCCCAGTGGTGCCTGGGACGCGGCTGCTATCGGGGATTGCAGCCGCGCTTCGACGTGGTGGCCGTGTTGGCCGTCGCCTCGGGGCCCCGCATCGAGCATATCGTCAATGCTTTTACCTTGTAA
- a CDS encoding ribonuclease HII, producing MEELRLFPEQELSLCHFEKLAQRRGFRAVAGVDEAGRGPLAGPVVAAAVILPPDFALDGLTDSKKLSDPQRRAFYPLIRAQALAVGVGTASAAEIDQHNILQATLRAMQRAVARLAVPADYLLIDGITPLPTAIAQQTLKQGDSRSLSVAAASVVAKVVRDRIMASLDRSYPGYGLAGHKGYGSRAHLEAIARLGPSPQHRRSFRGVREHVGAP from the coding sequence ATGGAGGAGTTGCGCCTGTTTCCCGAGCAGGAATTATCCCTTTGCCATTTCGAGAAGTTGGCCCAGCGGCGCGGCTTTCGCGCGGTGGCCGGCGTCGATGAGGCCGGGCGCGGCCCTTTGGCCGGACCGGTGGTGGCGGCAGCGGTGATTTTGCCGCCGGATTTTGCCCTGGACGGGTTGACCGATTCCAAAAAGCTCAGCGACCCGCAGCGGCGCGCGTTCTATCCGCTGATCCGCGCCCAGGCCCTGGCCGTGGGCGTCGGCACCGCCTCGGCGGCCGAGATCGACCAGCACAACATTCTGCAGGCCACCCTGCGGGCCATGCAGCGCGCCGTGGCGCGCCTGGCGGTGCCGGCCGATTATCTGCTGATCGACGGCATCACGCCGTTGCCGACGGCCATCGCGCAGCAGACCTTGAAGCAGGGTGATTCGCGCTCCCTGTCGGTGGCCGCGGCCTCGGTGGTGGCCAAGGTGGTGCGTGATCGCATCATGGCGTCGCTGGATCGCAGCTATCCCGGTTACGGTTTAGCCGGGCACAAGGGCTATGGCTCGCGTGCGCATCTGGAGGCCATCGCCCGGTTGGGGCCCAGTCCGCAGCACCGCCGCAGCTTCCGCGGCGTGCGCGAGCATGTGGGGGCGCCGTGA
- the rplS gene encoding 50S ribosomal protein L19 has product MNIVDRLGMEHVKKNIPVFKAGDTLRVHVKITEGDKQRIQIYQGVCIARMNNGVGSTFTVRKISDGFGVERVFSLHSPAVEKIEVVSIGRVRRAKLYYLRNLRGKAARIREKRYS; this is encoded by the coding sequence ATGAACATCGTCGATCGCCTTGGCATGGAACACGTCAAAAAGAACATCCCCGTCTTCAAGGCCGGAGATACCCTGCGCGTTCACGTAAAGATCACCGAGGGTGACAAGCAGCGCATTCAGATTTATCAGGGCGTGTGCATCGCGCGCATGAATAACGGCGTCGGTTCGACCTTCACCGTGCGCAAGATTTCCGACGGGTTCGGCGTCGAGAGGGTCTTTTCCCTGCATTCGCCGGCCGTCGAGAAAATCGAGGTCGTCAGCATCGGCCGGGTGCGGCGTGCCAAGCTCTACTACCTGCGCAACCTGCGCGGCAAGGCGGCACGGATTCGCGAGAAGCGCTACTCCTGA
- the trmD gene encoding tRNA (guanosine(37)-N1)-methyltransferase TrmD: MTFDILTLFPAMFASPMSESILGKAVDRGLISVHAHNLRDWAAGRHQVTDDAPYGGGDGMVMKVEPVVGALRDLRAAAPGAQTVLLTPQGRTFTQREAAHLAKQSGLIFVCGRYEGYDERIRAFVDVEYSIGDFILTGGELAAMVMIDAIARLIPGVLGCEGSAAGDSFSDGLLEYPQYTRPAEFEGLKVPEVLLSGNHGAIARWRRQAQLERTARRRPDLLADAPLSDEDRRYLAELAAGKDGG, translated from the coding sequence ATGACCTTTGACATTCTGACCCTGTTCCCAGCCATGTTTGCCTCGCCCATGAGCGAGAGCATTCTGGGCAAGGCCGTGGACCGGGGGCTGATCTCGGTGCATGCCCACAATCTGCGTGACTGGGCCGCCGGCCGTCATCAGGTGACCGACGATGCCCCGTACGGGGGTGGCGACGGGATGGTCATGAAGGTCGAGCCCGTGGTCGGCGCCTTGCGTGATCTGCGCGCCGCCGCGCCGGGCGCGCAGACGGTTTTACTGACCCCGCAGGGGCGCACCTTCACGCAGCGGGAGGCCGCGCACCTGGCGAAGCAGAGCGGGCTGATTTTCGTTTGCGGCCGCTATGAAGGCTATGACGAGCGGATTCGCGCCTTTGTCGATGTCGAATACTCCATCGGCGATTTTATTCTGACCGGCGGCGAACTGGCGGCCATGGTCATGATCGACGCCATAGCGCGGCTGATACCCGGTGTTTTGGGTTGTGAGGGCAGTGCCGCCGGGGATTCTTTCTCTGATGGCCTGCTGGAATATCCTCAGTACACCCGGCCGGCCGAGTTCGAAGGACTCAAGGTGCCCGAGGTGCTGCTTTCGGGCAATCATGGCGCCATCGCGCGCTGGCGGCGGCAGGCCCAGCTTGAACGCACCGCCCGGCGGCGTCCCGATCTTTTGGCCGATGCTCCCCTGAGCGACGAGGATCGGCGCTATCTGGCGGAGCTGGCAGCGGGCAAGGACGGCGGTTGA
- the rimM gene encoding ribosome maturation factor RimM (Essential for efficient processing of 16S rRNA), translating to MGKTHEELFQVGTVTGTHGLRGDIKVRPLTPGSTSILAAQTLWLRRETEGDFLTYKLRKASVHKASLLVRLEGVESIDAAAPLKGALVFMSREELPDLEEGQSYWYELQGAEVIDRRLGSIGTLEDVFETAAHDVYVVQGRFGEVLIPAVDEFILEFDEENACLHVDLPLGLVDEAKAEQVP from the coding sequence ATGGGAAAAACGCACGAGGAGCTGTTTCAGGTGGGAACCGTGACCGGTACCCACGGATTGCGCGGCGATATCAAGGTGCGTCCGCTCACTCCGGGATCTACCTCCATTCTGGCGGCGCAAACGCTTTGGCTGCGCCGCGAGACGGAGGGTGACTTTCTCACCTATAAATTGCGCAAGGCGAGTGTTCACAAGGCAAGCCTGCTGGTGCGTCTGGAGGGCGTCGAGAGCATCGATGCCGCCGCGCCGCTTAAAGGCGCGTTGGTTTTCATGTCCCGGGAGGAATTGCCGGACCTCGAGGAGGGGCAATCCTACTGGTATGAATTGCAGGGCGCGGAGGTCATCGACCGGCGCCTGGGCAGCATCGGCACGCTGGAGGATGTTTTCGAAACCGCCGCCCACGATGTCTATGTGGTGCAGGGGCGCTTCGGTGAGGTGCTGATTCCCGCCGTCGATGAATTCATCCTCGAATTTGACGAGGAAAACGCCTGCCTTCATGTGGACCTGCCCCTCGGGTTGGTCGATGAAGCCAAGGCTGAGCAAGTTCCCTAG
- a CDS encoding KH domain-containing protein produces the protein MKELIEFIAKSLVEDPHAVSVVEEQADDGTILIKLAAAQDDMGRIIGKQGRTAKAMRTLLNAKATRENLRATLQIVE, from the coding sequence ATGAAAGAGCTCATCGAATTCATCGCAAAATCTTTGGTTGAAGATCCTCACGCGGTATCCGTCGTCGAAGAGCAGGCCGACGACGGCACCATCCTGATCAAACTTGCGGCCGCGCAGGACGATATGGGGCGGATCATCGGCAAGCAGGGGCGAACCGCCAAGGCGATGCGCACCCTGCTCAACGCCAAGGCCACCCGCGAGAATCTGCGGGCTACGTTGCAGATTGTGGAGTGA
- the rpsP gene encoding 30S ribosomal protein S16 has translation MSVKIRLARGGAKKKPFYQVVVADERFPRDGRFIERLGQYDPKQDPPMISLKEERTLEWLQQGAEPTDTVRQILRSQGIWAKFKQPA, from the coding sequence ATGTCGGTAAAGATCAGACTGGCCCGTGGGGGCGCCAAGAAGAAGCCTTTTTATCAGGTGGTTGTGGCTGATGAGCGTTTCCCGCGTGATGGCCGGTTCATCGAGCGCCTGGGTCAATACGACCCCAAGCAGGATCCGCCCATGATCAGCCTCAAGGAAGAGCGCACTCTGGAGTGGCTGCAGCAGGGCGCCGAGCCGACGGACACCGTGCGGCAGATTCTGCGCTCCCAGGGCATCTGGGCCAAGTTCAAGCAGCCGGCCTGA